One part of the Humulus lupulus chromosome 9, drHumLupu1.1, whole genome shotgun sequence genome encodes these proteins:
- the LOC133799543 gene encoding uncharacterized protein LOC133799543 — MGDYEKVSLTKDSSAILQRKLPKKLRDPRRFTIPCTIGNIDCKQALCDMGASINLMPLSIFTRRGIGEARPTTVQLADYFVKHPRGVIEVMLVKVDKFIFHAHFIVLDIQDANVSIILGRPFLATGQTLIDVQK; from the coding sequence ATGGGTGACTATGAAAAAGTTTCTTTAACAAAGGATAGTAGTGCCATCCTACAGAGAAAGCTTCCAAAAAAGTTGAGAGATCCAAGGAGGTTTACCATACCTTGTACTATTGGAAACATTGATTGTAAGCAAGCATTGTGTGATATGGGAGCAAGTATTAACTTGATGCCACTTTCAATTTTCACAAGACGTGGGATAGGCGAGGCAAGACCCACTACAGTTCAGTTGGCAGACTATTTTGTCAAGCACCCACGAGGTGTCATTGAAGTCATGTTGGTGAAGGTAGACAAATTTATATTTCATGCCCACTTTATTGTATTAGACATCCAAGATGCAAATGTGTCGATTATCTTGGGAAGGCCTTTCTTAGCTACAGGACAGACTCTTATTGATGTACAGAAATGA